The following is a genomic window from Paenibacillus thiaminolyticus.
CCTGGATTGCGGACAACCGGATTCCTATACGTTATGTCCGTCAGGAGAATCAAGGCATGCATGGAGCGCATAACACGGCTTATGACCAGATTGAGACCGAGCTGAATGTGTGTATCGACTCCGATGATTATATGCCTGACGGCGCGGTGGAGAAAATTATAGATTTCTGGCGCAGATACGGCAGTGATCAGGTAGCCGGCATCGTTGGCCTGGATTGCGCACTGGACGGAACCGTGATTGGGACGCGGCTTCCGGAAGACAAGGCAAGATCCACGCTGTTCGATCTGTACAACAAGCACGGCGTTACGGGCGATAAAAAGCTGGTGTACCGCACGAAGCTTACGAAAATGTACCGCTATCCCCTGTTTGAAGGAGAAAAGTATGTTGGATTGGCCTATAAGTATTACATGATTGACCGCGAGTATGAGCTGCTGCTGATGAATGAAGTCTTGTGCTATGTAGAGTACATGCCGGATGGGGCTTCCCGGAATATGCTGCGCCATTATCGCAATAATCCGAGGGGATTCGCCTTCTATCGCGTTCAGCTTATGAAGCTCCCTTTCGCGGGACTTTTCTTCAAATTCAGACAAGCGGTGCATCATGTCTCAAGCTGCTGCCTGGCCCGCAGTCCGGCCATGCTCCTGGAGTCGCCCGCAAAGCTGCTTACCTTGTTGGCGCTGCTGCCCGGATTTGCGCTTTATGTATTTATCGTAGCAAAGACGTAGCGTGTGATTGGATGGGAGAGGAACCCTGCGATGACGATCATATGGCTTACGCTTCTGATGGTTTTCATTTTTTCATATACAGCCAGGTATTTTGCGGTATCCCTTCCCCATAGCCCAATACCTATCCGGCCGAACCGGCTGCTCGTTGCCGCGGTATGCTTCGTCATCGTCATGGTTGCGGGGCTGAGGAAGAATATCGGTGATACGTTTTTCTACATGCATGCTTATGCGCTCAAAAATTTCACATGGGCGACGATCGCAACAGAGAAGGATGTTGGCTTCAATCTGTTCCAAATGCTTCTGAAACAAATTTCAGAAGACCCGCAAATCCTCATATTTGTGACGGCGCTGATAACGAATGTATTGATTGTGGTTATGATGCACCGCTATGCGAGATTGTTTGAACTGGCGATGTACGTATACATCACGTCCGGCGCATTCATTGTCTCCATGAACGGCATCCGGCAATATATGGCGGCCGCTTTACTCTTTGCCGCGACAGCTTACTTGCTGAACGGCAGTTGGAAGAAATACATGGTTGTAGTGGCGCTGGCCTCTGTTTTCCATATGAGTGCGCTTATCCTTATTCCTTTATATTTTATCGTCCGCAGGGAAGCTTGGACCGGCATGACTTTTGGCTTGCTGGCTGCCGGTGTTCTCATCGTCGGTCTTTTCAACCAATTTTCCGATTTGCTATTCTCGGCACTCAGCGAGACGCAGTATGGGGAATATAAAGAGTTCAAGGAAGGAGGGGCTAACATCATTCGGGTCGGCTTCTATATGATGCCGCTGCTGGTTGCCTATTGGGGAAGGGATAAGCTCCGAATGTTGTTTGCTGACATTGATATTATCGTCAATTTGTCGTTGATCGGGTCATTTTTTATGCTGATTTCTACGCAAAACTGGATTTTCGCCAGACTGGCCATTTATTTTAACTTGTATCAGATTGTTCTGACAACATGGATCGTCATGGCTTTCCGCAAGAAGGATCAGAAGCTGATTTATTTGTGCATTCTGGTTATTTACGGCATCTACTTTACTTATGAAAATATGTTTGTTCTCGGCATTAAATATCGCAGTGATTTCTTAATCTGGTTTCAATAAGGGGGCAAAGGGCTTGGACGGAGCGGAGAAAATTCCCCGGGTTGTGCATTACTGCTGGTTCGGGCGCGGCGAAAAACCGAAGCTGATCAAAAAGTGTATTCAAAGCTGGCAGAAGCATCTCCCGGATTACGAGCTGGTCGAATGGAATGAAGATAATTTTGACGTCAAAGCCAATCTTTATGCAAGGGAAGCCTATGAGGCGCGTAAATTTGCGTTCGTTAGCGATTATGTCAGACTCCATGCCTTGTATCATGAAGGCGGGGTGTACATGGATACGGATGTGGAAGTGATCAAGCCGCTGCATCGCTTCCTGGTGCATGAAGCCTTCTCGGGATTTGAGGACCATCAATATTTGCAGTCAGGAACGATGGGGGCCGTTAAGCGTCATCCCTGGATCGAAGAGCTGCTTCAATATTATGCCGACAGGCCTTTTCTGCTTCAGGGCGGGGATGTGTTCGATCTGACGACGAATACGGCCATAATGAGCCGGATCAGCCAGAAGCATGGATTGAAGCTTAACGGAGAGCACCAGACACTCCCGAGCGGGGTTGTCTTTTATCCCAGATGGTTCTTCAGTCCTTACGATTATATCAATGGAGGCAATTATATCAACGACGATAGTTACACGATCCACCATTTTGCCCAATCGTGGCTTCCTGCCCATGTCCGCGTAAAGAGCTACATCAAGCGCAAAGCAAGCCGCTTGATCGGTGCGGAGAACATTGCAAGGCTTAGAAGGATATTATCGCAAAAAGGTGCGCAGTCATGAAACGCATATTTGATTTTGTTATTGCGATTGTGCTGCTGATGTTATTGCTGCCGCTGCTGGCCGTCATTGCGTTCTTGGTACGAATGCGAATCGGTTCACCCGTTATGTTCCGCCAGATTCGGCCGGGGAAACATGGGGTCCCGTTTTATTTGTTGAAGTTCAGAACGATGACGGACAAGACGGACAGCTCGGGCCAGCCGCTTCCGGATCATGACAGGTTGGTTCCGTTCGGCCAGTTCCTCCGGAAATATAGTCTTGACGAGCTTCCCCAGATATGGAATGTAGCCAAAGGGGATATTAGCCTGGTGGGGCCAAGACCCCTTCTTATGGAATATCTGCCGCTATATACCGAAGAGCAGGCCAAGAGACATTGCGTGAAGCCGGGCATCACGGGCTGGGCCCAAGTGAACGGACGCAATGCGATCTCCTGGGAGGAGAAGTTCAAGTACGATGTCTGGTATGTTGAACACCAAAGTTTCTGGCTGGATTTGAAAATTTTATGGATGACGTTCTTCCACGTATTGAAGCCCGGAAACATTCAACATAGCAACCATGTTACGATGCCGGTATTTAAGGGTACCGTGAACTATGAACAGGAAAGGTAGAGGAGTCGGCAGATGACAGCGAACCGGAGAATATGGCTATCGCCCCCACATACGAGTGGAAGGGAACAAGACTTGATTAACGAAGCCTTCACTACGAATTGGATTGCTCCGCTCGGGCCCCATGTCGATGCGTTCGAGGCGGAAATCGCGGCTTATGCCCAAGTGAAGGGCGCGGCTGCTGTCAGTTCGGGCACCGCAGCGATTCATTTGGCTTTGACCTTGCTTGGCGCAGGGAAGGGCGACCTTGTATTTTGTTCCAGTCTGACGTTTGTAGCCAGTGCGAATCCAATATCATATACAGGCGCGAAGCCGGTGTTTATTGATTCGGAACCGGATACCTGGAACATGTCTCCCTCGGCCCTGGAGAGGGCGCTGGGCGAAGCGGCGCGGGCCGGAAGCCTCCCCAAAGCGGTCATCGTCGTTCATTTATATGGCCAGAGCGCCAAGATGAATGAAATTATGGAGGCGTGCGAGCGTTATGAGGTTCCGGTTATTGAGGATGCGGCAGAATCGCTCGGTTCTCTCTATTATGGCAAAGCCAGCGGGTCTATGGGACGCTTTGGCATTTATTCATTCAACGGAAATAAAATCATTACTACCTCAGGCGGCGGAATGCTTATCTCCAATCATCCGGACGAATTGCGCCGGGCGCGCTTTCTTGCCACGCAGGCAAGGGAACCGGCGCTGCATTACCAGCATCAAGTGACGGGCTTCAACTACCGAATGAGCAATGTGTTAGCGGGTATAGGGCGTGCGCAGCTTCAGGTGCTCAATGAACGGATTGAGGCGAGGCGGAGCATTTTTGAAAAGTACCGGAAGGCGCTGGGAGGAATAGACGGAATTCATTTCATGCCTGAACTGGAAAACACCCGATCGAACCGATGGTTAACCGCCTTAACTATGGATGACCGGATAACCGGCGTGGCTCCTGCCGAGTTGATCCATGCGCTTGAAGCCGTCAACATCGAGAGTCGCCCGGTATGGAAGCCGCTGCATCTGCAGCCGCTGTTCCACGATTGCCTGTTCTATGCTCATGGCGAAGGGAAGCCGGTATCAGAGCAGCTGTTCGAGACCGGGATCTGTCTGCCTTCCGGTTCGGGAATGAGCGAGGCGGACCAGCAAAGAGTCATTGACTGCGTCCAAGAGTTCTTGTCCCTTCGGTCCGCGAATGCCCAAGTCTACAGATAACGCTCCCCGGGCTGCCGGGTTCTCGCGATTGTGGCGGGTATGCCGTAAGCGATGGAGCAACCGGGAATATCATGAAGAACGGCGGCACCGGCACCGATGACGCAATGCTCGCCAATGATCACGCCGTGGATCACGCTTGCGCCGATAGAGATCATGCTGTAGTCGCCAATCCGGACTTGTCCACCGGTCGCGGCATTGGGGGCGAGCGTCGCGTAATGTCCGAGCCGCGAGTCATGATCGAGCGAGGATCGGGTGTACATCACGCAATGGTCTCCGACGATGGCATCGCTGCCGATTACGGCGCCGGCCATGATAACGGAACCTTCGCCGATTCGGGCTCCTCTCGCGACAGAAGAGTGCGGGTGTACGGCCCGAATGAAGCGAAAGTCAGGCATGACCTGTCTTATGCTTTGCGTGATGCGGTAGCGGGTCCAGTTGTCTCCAATGGCCACGATTCCTCCCTGAATTTGTTGCCGATGCGCGGACAGGTAATCCAGATCTCCAACAATTTCGTATCCATAGCACTCGGTACCAGGCGGTTTATGGCTGTCGAGGATACCAAGGATTCGGTATTCCCCAGCCTTCTCAATCACGTCAATGACGGCTTTGGCATGCCCGCCGGCGCCAAAAACAATAATATCGATCATTAACTTAGGTCCCTCCTCTAGTTAAGGTGAATCGGGGAAGAATGGCAGTAGGATATTGTTCTTTAATAAGAACAATTATAGATTGTTTTGTTCGTTAAAGCGAGCGATATCTGACTGAAGGAGTAAGTTCATGGAGAAGTCCCTTATCTTGGACACAGACATGCTGACGAACGAAATGAAGTTGATTCTGGAGATTATTACAAGTGATCGTCCCGAGGATTTGCGCAAGGACAAAGCCGGGCTCTTCAAGGACTGCAAGTGGGATGCATTTTTACGCCTTGCGATGCATCACCGAGTCTATTCCGTGCTGTATATGCAGATGAAGGATATGGGCGATGATATGGTGCCTCCGGCGGTCATTCAACGTCTGTACCGCCAATATTGCGCCAATACGCTCCGAATGCTTCATCTGAGCAGCGAGATCGAACATATCGGCAAGGAATTGACCGGAAGAGGTCTGCGTTGTTTATTTTTGAAGGGACCTGTGCTTGGCCAGGATTTATATGGAAGTGTCTCGCTTCGCACCTGCTCGGATCTGGATCTCCTCGTTCCCTTGGCCGAATTAGTTCGGGCGGAAACGATACTTATCACGCTAGGGTACGAGAAAGATGACTACATTGAGTCCGTACTGGGGGACTGGAAATGGCGGCACCACCATCTGACCTTTTTTCACCCGGTCAAGGGCATCAAGGTTGAGCTTCATTGGCGGCTGAACCCGTTCCCGTCCAAGGAACCGAAATTTAACGAGTTGTGGCTCAGGAAGCGAAGAAGCACGCTGTTCGGCAGCCCGATCTATTATTTGGGAAGAGAGGATTTGTTCGTCTTTCTCGTGACCCACGGAGCCCGCCACGGCTGGTCGCGACTGCGCTGGCTGCTCGATATCAAGCAGCTTCTTAACCAACAGCCGGATCACGGCCAGATCATGAATAGATTGAGGCGTCGCCGGTGTGTGCGTGCCGGGGGACAATCTGTCGTCCTGGCATCGTCGCTGCTTCAAGCGCCGTTAGCGCCGGAACTGCAGCAGCTTGCAAGCAGGCGTAGATCGGTGCGGCTGGCCCAGGGCGCCATGTTCTATCTGTCGCAGATGGTTCATCTCCATAAGGAGCCGATACCTGAAGAAGTCGGAGCCTACCATAAGCGCCATCTGTTCGCGTTAATGCCGCTGCGGCATAAATGCTTGTTCATTCTAAGCTTCATGATGCCTTATCCCGAGGATGTCAAGGTCATTCGATTGCCGAGAATGCTTCATTATATCTATATTCCCTTAAGGCCCTTCTTGTGGGCGTGGAGGAAAAGCGTGGGTGTACAGAAATGAAAAGAGTACTGTTCGCATCCTTCGATATGGAGGTTGGAGGAGTTGAGAGAAGCCTGGCTGGTTTGCTGGAGCATTTTGATTATGAACGCTATCAGGCGGAGCTGATGCTGTATCGCCATCAA
Proteins encoded in this region:
- a CDS encoding glycosyltransferase family 2 protein; amino-acid sequence: MRTLTVFTPAYNRAYCLTRLYDSLVRQNSGDFEWLVIDDGSTDETPELVRAWIADNRIPIRYVRQENQGMHGAHNTAYDQIETELNVCIDSDDYMPDGAVEKIIDFWRRYGSDQVAGIVGLDCALDGTVIGTRLPEDKARSTLFDLYNKHGVTGDKKLVYRTKLTKMYRYPLFEGEKYVGLAYKYYMIDREYELLLMNEVLCYVEYMPDGASRNMLRHYRNNPRGFAFYRVQLMKLPFAGLFFKFRQAVHHVSSCCLARSPAMLLESPAKLLTLLALLPGFALYVFIVAKT
- a CDS encoding EpsG family protein, translating into MTIIWLTLLMVFIFSYTARYFAVSLPHSPIPIRPNRLLVAAVCFVIVMVAGLRKNIGDTFFYMHAYALKNFTWATIATEKDVGFNLFQMLLKQISEDPQILIFVTALITNVLIVVMMHRYARLFELAMYVYITSGAFIVSMNGIRQYMAAALLFAATAYLLNGSWKKYMVVVALASVFHMSALILIPLYFIVRREAWTGMTFGLLAAGVLIVGLFNQFSDLLFSALSETQYGEYKEFKEGGANIIRVGFYMMPLLVAYWGRDKLRMLFADIDIIVNLSLIGSFFMLISTQNWIFARLAIYFNLYQIVLTTWIVMAFRKKDQKLIYLCILVIYGIYFTYENMFVLGIKYRSDFLIWFQ
- a CDS encoding glycosyltransferase family 32 protein translates to MDGAEKIPRVVHYCWFGRGEKPKLIKKCIQSWQKHLPDYELVEWNEDNFDVKANLYAREAYEARKFAFVSDYVRLHALYHEGGVYMDTDVEVIKPLHRFLVHEAFSGFEDHQYLQSGTMGAVKRHPWIEELLQYYADRPFLLQGGDVFDLTTNTAIMSRISQKHGLKLNGEHQTLPSGVVFYPRWFFSPYDYINGGNYINDDSYTIHHFAQSWLPAHVRVKSYIKRKASRLIGAENIARLRRILSQKGAQS
- a CDS encoding sugar transferase; its protein translation is MKRIFDFVIAIVLLMLLLPLLAVIAFLVRMRIGSPVMFRQIRPGKHGVPFYLLKFRTMTDKTDSSGQPLPDHDRLVPFGQFLRKYSLDELPQIWNVAKGDISLVGPRPLLMEYLPLYTEEQAKRHCVKPGITGWAQVNGRNAISWEEKFKYDVWYVEHQSFWLDLKILWMTFFHVLKPGNIQHSNHVTMPVFKGTVNYEQER
- a CDS encoding aminotransferase class I/II-fold pyridoxal phosphate-dependent enzyme produces the protein MTANRRIWLSPPHTSGREQDLINEAFTTNWIAPLGPHVDAFEAEIAAYAQVKGAAAVSSGTAAIHLALTLLGAGKGDLVFCSSLTFVASANPISYTGAKPVFIDSEPDTWNMSPSALERALGEAARAGSLPKAVIVVHLYGQSAKMNEIMEACERYEVPVIEDAAESLGSLYYGKASGSMGRFGIYSFNGNKIITTSGGGMLISNHPDELRRARFLATQAREPALHYQHQVTGFNYRMSNVLAGIGRAQLQVLNERIEARRSIFEKYRKALGGIDGIHFMPELENTRSNRWLTALTMDDRITGVAPAELIHALEAVNIESRPVWKPLHLQPLFHDCLFYAHGEGKPVSEQLFETGICLPSGSGMSEADQQRVIDCVQEFLSLRSANAQVYR
- a CDS encoding acetyltransferase; the encoded protein is MIDIIVFGAGGHAKAVIDVIEKAGEYRILGILDSHKPPGTECYGYEIVGDLDYLSAHRQQIQGGIVAIGDNWTRYRITQSIRQVMPDFRFIRAVHPHSSVARGARIGEGSVIMAGAVIGSDAIVGDHCVMYTRSSLDHDSRLGHYATLAPNAATGGQVRIGDYSMISIGASVIHGVIIGEHCVIGAGAAVLHDIPGCSIAYGIPATIARTRQPGERYL
- a CDS encoding nucleotidyltransferase domain-containing protein, producing the protein MEKSLILDTDMLTNEMKLILEIITSDRPEDLRKDKAGLFKDCKWDAFLRLAMHHRVYSVLYMQMKDMGDDMVPPAVIQRLYRQYCANTLRMLHLSSEIEHIGKELTGRGLRCLFLKGPVLGQDLYGSVSLRTCSDLDLLVPLAELVRAETILITLGYEKDDYIESVLGDWKWRHHHLTFFHPVKGIKVELHWRLNPFPSKEPKFNELWLRKRRSTLFGSPIYYLGREDLFVFLVTHGARHGWSRLRWLLDIKQLLNQQPDHGQIMNRLRRRRCVRAGGQSVVLASSLLQAPLAPELQQLASRRRSVRLAQGAMFYLSQMVHLHKEPIPEEVGAYHKRHLFALMPLRHKCLFILSFMMPYPEDVKVIRLPRMLHYIYIPLRPFLWAWRKSVGVQK